The Brassica napus cultivar Da-Ae chromosome C7, Da-Ae, whole genome shotgun sequence genome has a segment encoding these proteins:
- the LOC111207889 gene encoding putative RING-H2 finger protein ATL12 — MNPPQAISILFFFFLDYVSAQSPPPPPYTTNDLFKPSLVITTGIFSAVFTLTFVLLVYAKCFHNDLRSETDEDREIGRLERLWQGLFNQSSRLSSGLNRTAIESLPFFRFSALKGSKQGLECSVCLSKFEDVEILRLLPKCKHAFHI, encoded by the coding sequence ATGAATCCACCACAAGCAATCtccattctcttcttcttcttcttagattATGTCTCTGCacaatctcctcctcctcctccgtacACAACCAACGACCTCTTCAAGCCGAGCTTAGTCATCACCACCGGAATTTTCTCCGCCGTCTTCACACTCACCTTCGTTCTCCTCGTCTACGCCAAGTGCTTCCACAACGACCTCCGATCAGAGACCGACGAGGACCGAGAGATAGGAAGACTCGAGCGTCTATGGCAAGGACTCTTCAATCAATCATCTCGATTATCATCAGGTCTCAACAGAACAGCAATCGAGTCTCTTCCCTTCTTCAGATTCTCTGCTTTGAAAGGATCGAAACAAGGTCTTGAGTGTTCTGTCTGTTTGTCTAAATTCGAAGACGTTGAGATACTTAGGCTTTTGCCTAAATGCAAACACGCTTTTCATATATAG